A window of Clavibacter michiganensis contains these coding sequences:
- a CDS encoding ATP-dependent DNA helicase, which produces MSGDGAAGVGTTGAGGGGVISARRIAEALDLPSPTEQQRRVIESPLEPGLVVAGAGSGKTETMASRVVWLLANGHVGVEEILGLTFTRKAAGELGVRIRARIEQLQQAGLAAVPADAFATPTVQTYNAFANGIFRDSATLIGREAESVVLTEASAWQLARRLVVESTDPRLLELGRGVDPITQAVISLSRAMSENVADPAEVVRLAGSFTGLAELPFGSARIRKAPAAEAVAAVGALPPLVDLAVRFQEEKTRRGLVEYSDQVAFALAICERVPQVVAEHRKRFRVVLLDEYQDTSVVQTRLLSTLFGGTPVMAVGDPHQSIYGWRGASAANLARFGADFAPTGAASADVPVYALSTSWRNPASVLGAANRIVEPLTAASRIPVARLEPRPDAGDGRLDVAYEETVADEAASVAAWFADRLRQTGSDGRPRSAAMLCRSLKTIEPFTTALADRGVPFRVLGLGGLLDQPAVVDLVCVLRVLHDPTAGSELVRLLTGARWRIGTKDVHALSRVASWLMSRDHAQKPLAEEVRDGLRASVVPDEVGSVVDALDFVVDARDGHTALAGFSAEGLARLRAAGRQLQVLRSRVGLDLVDLVTVVQQELLLDIEVAANETDPLGRASLEAFTEQVAGYLQGDSAGTLGPFLAWLAEAERRDNLAPRTEEPEPGTVQILTIHGSKGLEWDVVAVPRMVEGELPGTLREKRGWVAFGALPFEFRGDSAELPSLAWRGAETQKEFAEAMEAFGEELEERNAAEQRRLAYVAITRTRSDLLLSGSFWSTQQKPRGPGAFLREIQQVGLIAPDALPEAPELEENPLEPGSARVAWPLPPLGPREARVRAASDAVADADPGAETVWTRDIDLLLAERDARARDAELVDLPTRIPASRFKDFVSDPAGVAARLRRPMPERPYRQTRLGTLFHGWVEARYGPAGTADVIDASGVELDADPTEPPVEQEDLDRLRATFEASEWASRKPEEVEVEIHMELAGQVVICKIDAVFLIDGRYRVVDWKTGRTPKDAADLELKQLQLALYRLAFAKWRGIDPDLIDAEFYFVAEGRSLKPERLYSEEDLVGLWSGARTPDASRAPSGETVG; this is translated from the coding sequence GTGAGCGGCGACGGCGCTGCCGGCGTCGGGACCACCGGCGCGGGCGGCGGCGGCGTGATCAGCGCCCGCCGCATCGCCGAGGCGCTCGACCTGCCGAGCCCCACCGAGCAGCAGCGGCGCGTCATCGAGTCGCCGCTCGAGCCCGGCCTCGTGGTCGCGGGCGCCGGCAGCGGCAAGACCGAGACGATGGCGAGCCGCGTGGTGTGGCTGCTCGCCAACGGGCACGTCGGGGTCGAGGAGATCCTCGGCCTCACCTTCACGCGCAAGGCCGCGGGGGAGCTCGGGGTGCGGATCCGCGCCCGCATCGAGCAGCTGCAGCAGGCCGGGCTCGCGGCCGTGCCCGCGGACGCGTTCGCCACGCCCACCGTGCAGACCTACAACGCGTTCGCGAACGGCATCTTCCGCGACAGCGCCACCCTCATCGGCCGCGAGGCGGAGTCGGTCGTGCTCACGGAGGCGTCCGCCTGGCAGCTCGCGCGCCGCCTCGTCGTCGAGAGCACCGACCCGCGGCTGCTGGAGCTCGGACGCGGGGTGGATCCCATCACGCAGGCCGTCATCTCCCTGAGCCGGGCCATGAGCGAGAACGTCGCGGACCCGGCCGAGGTCGTGCGGCTCGCCGGGTCGTTCACGGGCCTCGCGGAGCTGCCGTTCGGATCCGCCCGGATCAGGAAGGCCCCGGCGGCCGAGGCGGTCGCCGCGGTCGGCGCGCTGCCGCCGCTCGTCGACCTCGCCGTGCGGTTCCAGGAGGAGAAGACCCGGCGCGGGCTCGTGGAGTACAGCGACCAGGTCGCGTTCGCGCTCGCCATCTGCGAGCGGGTGCCGCAGGTCGTCGCGGAGCACAGGAAGCGGTTCCGCGTCGTGCTCCTCGACGAGTACCAGGACACCTCGGTCGTGCAGACCCGGCTCCTCTCCACGCTCTTCGGCGGCACGCCGGTCATGGCCGTGGGGGATCCGCACCAGTCCATCTACGGCTGGCGCGGCGCGAGCGCGGCGAATCTCGCGCGCTTCGGCGCCGACTTCGCGCCGACCGGCGCCGCCTCCGCCGACGTGCCCGTCTACGCGCTCTCCACCAGCTGGCGGAACCCGGCCTCCGTGCTCGGCGCGGCGAACCGCATCGTCGAGCCGCTGACCGCGGCCTCCCGGATCCCCGTCGCGCGCCTCGAGCCCCGGCCCGACGCGGGCGACGGCCGGCTCGACGTCGCGTACGAGGAGACGGTCGCCGACGAGGCCGCGAGCGTCGCCGCGTGGTTCGCCGACCGGCTGCGGCAGACCGGATCCGACGGCCGCCCCCGCTCGGCCGCCATGCTGTGCCGCTCGCTCAAGACCATCGAGCCGTTCACCACGGCGCTCGCCGACCGGGGCGTGCCGTTCCGTGTGCTCGGCCTCGGCGGCCTGCTCGACCAGCCCGCCGTCGTCGACCTCGTGTGCGTCCTCCGCGTGCTCCACGACCCCACCGCGGGCAGCGAGCTCGTGCGCCTCCTCACAGGCGCGCGCTGGCGCATCGGGACCAAGGACGTGCACGCGCTCAGCCGCGTCGCCTCCTGGCTCATGTCCCGGGATCACGCGCAGAAGCCGCTCGCCGAGGAGGTGCGCGACGGCCTCCGGGCCTCCGTGGTGCCGGACGAGGTCGGGTCCGTCGTCGACGCGCTCGACTTCGTCGTCGACGCCCGCGACGGCCACACCGCGCTCGCCGGGTTCAGCGCCGAGGGCCTCGCGCGCCTCCGTGCCGCGGGCCGCCAGCTGCAGGTGCTGCGCTCCCGCGTCGGGCTCGACCTGGTGGACCTCGTCACGGTCGTCCAGCAGGAGCTGCTCCTCGACATCGAGGTCGCCGCCAACGAGACGGATCCGCTCGGCCGCGCGAGCCTCGAGGCCTTCACCGAGCAGGTGGCCGGCTACCTCCAGGGCGACTCCGCCGGCACGCTCGGCCCGTTCCTCGCGTGGCTCGCCGAGGCCGAGCGGCGTGACAACCTCGCGCCGCGCACCGAGGAGCCGGAGCCCGGCACGGTGCAGATCCTCACGATCCACGGCTCGAAGGGCCTCGAGTGGGACGTCGTGGCCGTGCCGCGCATGGTCGAGGGCGAGCTGCCCGGCACGCTCCGGGAGAAGCGCGGCTGGGTCGCGTTCGGCGCCCTGCCCTTCGAATTCCGCGGCGACTCCGCCGAGCTGCCGTCGCTGGCGTGGCGCGGCGCGGAGACGCAGAAGGAGTTCGCCGAGGCGATGGAGGCGTTCGGCGAGGAGCTCGAGGAGCGCAACGCCGCCGAGCAGCGGCGGCTCGCGTACGTCGCGATCACGCGCACGCGGTCCGACCTGCTGCTGAGCGGCTCGTTCTGGTCGACGCAGCAGAAGCCGCGGGGTCCCGGGGCGTTCCTGCGCGAGATCCAGCAGGTGGGCCTCATCGCGCCTGACGCGCTGCCCGAGGCGCCCGAGCTGGAGGAGAACCCGCTCGAGCCCGGATCCGCGCGCGTCGCCTGGCCGCTGCCGCCGCTCGGCCCCCGCGAGGCCCGCGTGCGCGCCGCCTCCGATGCCGTCGCCGACGCGGACCCGGGCGCGGAGACCGTGTGGACCCGCGACATCGACCTGCTCCTCGCCGAGCGCGACGCCCGCGCACGTGACGCCGAGCTCGTCGACCTGCCCACGCGCATCCCGGCGTCGCGCTTCAAGGACTTCGTGAGCGACCCCGCGGGCGTCGCCGCGCGCCTGCGCCGCCCCATGCCCGAGCGCCCGTATCGGCAGACCCGGCTCGGCACGCTCTTCCACGGCTGGGTCGAGGCCCGCTACGGGCCCGCGGGCACGGCCGACGTCATCGACGCGTCCGGCGTCGAGCTGGATGCGGATCCGACCGAGCCGCCCGTGGAGCAGGAGGACCTCGACCGGCTGCGCGCGACCTTCGAGGCGAGCGAGTGGGCGAGCAGGAAGCCCGAGGAGGTCGAGGTCGAGATCCACATGGAGCTCGCCGGGCAGGTCGTCATCTGCAAGATCGACGCGGTGTTCCTCATCGACGGCCGCTACCGCGTCGTCGACTGGAAGACCGGCCGCACCCCGAAGGACGCCGCCGACCTCGAGCTCAAGCAGCTCCAGCTCGCCCTCTACCGCCTCGCCTTCGCGAAGTGGCGGGGCATCGACCCCGACCTCATCGACGCCGAGTTCTACTTCGTCGCGGAGGGCCGGTCCCTGAAGCCGGAGCGGCTCTACTCCGAGGAGGACCTGGTGGGGCTCTGGTCGGGTGCGCGCACGCCCGACGCGTCGCGTGCGCCGTCGGGGGAGACGGTGGGCTGA
- a CDS encoding phosphotransferase: MARSHLTLAALATSAVSGLDVVRSTPFTAGGAGDFDSALLTTRDGRELLVRVPTTQAAESEQSADLVALRALSTGIRSRLPFQVPEFLGQAPIKPTRGFVYGHVPGRVISLDEIPAGDGLARSIGAAVSAVHSLPTGFVADAGLPVLSAAEIHSQTAALIDRAAATALVPSLLLSRWEEALDDASLWQFQPAVVNGAVQASSFLVDGDDVTGMIGWSELRVADPAHDLHWVLGARAEHVAESVFRAYNQAHHVTVDRQLKQRALLYAELEIARWLLHGTDTRNQGIIDDAVNMLSALVDTVRADEGQRIAHETLPVMDVDQVEEMLDSRPQPTVSPDGARDASGVRAPDQSPTRSSSE; this comes from the coding sequence ATGGCCAGATCCCACCTCACTCTAGCCGCGTTGGCGACCTCGGCCGTCTCGGGGCTCGACGTGGTCCGCAGCACCCCGTTCACGGCAGGCGGCGCCGGCGACTTCGACTCCGCGCTCCTCACCACTCGGGACGGCCGCGAGCTCCTCGTGCGCGTGCCGACCACGCAGGCCGCCGAGTCCGAGCAGTCCGCGGACCTCGTCGCGCTGCGGGCGCTGAGCACCGGGATCCGCTCGCGGCTGCCGTTTCAGGTGCCCGAGTTCCTGGGGCAGGCGCCCATCAAGCCCACCCGCGGCTTCGTCTACGGGCACGTGCCGGGACGGGTCATCTCGCTCGACGAGATCCCCGCGGGCGACGGCCTCGCGCGCTCCATCGGCGCCGCCGTCTCCGCCGTGCACAGCCTGCCGACCGGGTTCGTCGCCGACGCGGGGCTGCCCGTGCTCTCGGCCGCGGAGATCCACAGCCAGACCGCGGCCCTCATCGACCGGGCCGCCGCCACCGCGCTCGTGCCGAGCCTGCTGCTCTCGCGCTGGGAGGAGGCGCTCGACGACGCGTCGCTCTGGCAGTTCCAGCCGGCCGTCGTGAACGGCGCCGTGCAGGCCTCCTCGTTCCTCGTCGACGGCGACGACGTGACGGGCATGATCGGCTGGTCGGAGCTGCGGGTCGCGGACCCCGCTCACGACCTGCACTGGGTGCTGGGCGCGCGCGCCGAGCACGTCGCCGAGAGCGTCTTCCGCGCCTACAACCAGGCGCACCACGTGACGGTCGACCGCCAGCTCAAGCAGCGGGCGCTCCTCTACGCCGAGCTCGAGATCGCCCGCTGGCTGCTGCACGGGACGGACACGCGCAACCAGGGCATCATCGACGACGCCGTCAACATGCTCAGCGCGCTCGTCGACACGGTGCGCGCCGACGAGGGCCAGCGCATCGCGCACGAGACGCTGCCGGTGATGGACGTCGACCAGGTCGAGGAGATGCTCGACTCCCGGCCTCAGCCCACCGTCTCCCCCGACGGCGCACGCGACGCGTCGGGCGTGCGCGCACCCGACCAGAGCCCCACCAGGTCCTCCTCGGAGTAG